TTCCAAATctgcagcaaaggaaacaagaaagtCACACAGAAAAAAGTAATCAAGGTCTGGAGTAAGGAAATGGAACAGTTCTACTAGTGCAGAGTAAAGAGGTCTCACATTCAGAGAGTAACAAAACTCATAAATACACCTAAAGTTTatccactgggaaaaaaaaaggagaagaatgactttGGGAACTATTTAATTCTAGGAGAACTCTGATCCACTGATTTATTACAGCTCCAAGAAAGGAAAACGCAATCCCTGGTTCATGGAGGGAAGTATTACTGCCACTGTGTAAAGCAAGGTCACATTTGGCAGTTCTTTGCACAGTGCCAGTCATCCACCTCCAGAAAGATTAAACCAAACTGGAACAGGTACAGAAAATCATTACCAAGGTAATAGTAAGAGTCAAGAGCCTGCTTTGTGGGAGAAGACCAAAAGAGCTTGTGTTACCTTGGTAAGAAAGGTAAAAGGAGATATAATTGGCTTCTAGAaatacagcagcaaagaaacatGAGGGTAGGAAAGCTATTTTGGTTAACAAGAACAAATGGATATAAACTGGACATGATTAAACTTGTATCCGAAGCTGGAAGATTATTTCTAATCAAAAGGGTGAAGTCCACCTTCCCTACAATAACAGGTATCTCCCAAGTGCAGAAAAGACTGTCACATtctttgaggagaaaaaaggagaggaagcaaCTAACCTTGAATTAGCACAAATCATTTGGAGCACTCCTGACTCTGCACACTGATGTACACAGCTGCCTCTGGCCACTGCTCAGGCGGTGGCAAACCCTTACAGATGTTACCTGCCCCCACAAGTAGGAGGAGAAAGGGTAACACAGCCTTTGAAAGCCTCCACCACTTCTCTAGCCTAGTTCAGCCTCCaaacctgcctctgcctgccctCTCGTGTCTGATGGCAGCACCGCACTTTCTGTCCCAACATTGGCTGAATTCCCGCTGTGTACCGGCTCCAAGGTCACAGAAGGGTATACACATCAAAGCAGCATCTCCTAAATTACTCCCATTAGTGAACTAAGTTTCTTGAAGTGAAGGCTGTTGGCATAGTGTGCTCACATCAGGATACCCCCCAATTAGTCTGGCCAGTAGCAACTACTTTTAAGGAAGGTGCAGCACACAACACAGTCCCTGTTTGGGAACTGTTACCATTACACTCAGTGTGAAAATGTCTAATGAATGGCAGAAGTGAGGACTTCTCACCACCTAGACAATGAGTGGACTCATTTCATGAGTTGCAAGACACTTGCTCTTCTTTCCAGGGTCCCTGTAGTGTAGGAAAGCACATGAGCGAGGAAGATTCCCGTAGAGGAGACGCTGCATGGAGCCATACAAACCTCTTCACCAGAAGTGCTGAGCAGGACCACGTTGCCCACATTATCACCGGTCACCACCGCACCGCAGCTTGCAGAAACATCAATGCTGCAGTACCAGCAACTAGGGGGAAAGACACAACATCAGTGCTGCCTCCCACCGGCAAGGGAAGGCAGCGGAGCTCTGGTTCACTTCTCGTCCCTGCCAAGGGAGACTGCAACAGACCATAACTGCCATCTCCTGCCTGAGTACCAGCAATGCTTTCTGTTGGTCACTGAATATGAAGTAACTGCCTAGTCGTTTGTGAAGTGTCCATCAGATGGAGTGTGACACATTTGGACAGTAGAACATAACATGGAGGCTGATGAGCCACTTGGTGCCTGCACATGGACACACCTTAGGGAAAGATCAGAACACTCTTGTGACATTGACAAACacagaaacagctttaaaatgccattttccacAAACACTGAAGCAGCAgtaaagaaaagacaaaagctttGGACTGGCAAGTTGCATATCAAACTGCCTCCATTTCATGCTCCAGGACACAAAACTGAATAGAGCCTTATCTGATAGACATAGGTCTTAAGCCCAGCTCTGCGGGGAGGGGAAGGACAAGAAGAATAAAGCTGGGGTCCTTCAGGAACTTGTTGGGAAACCTTCACttgcaaaaataaatcattctaGAATACAAGGTCATGAAAAACAGCATGGTGAACCTGGAGCCTCCAGAAGGGCAGCAGGGTAAACTCAATACCCTGAAACTCCAACTGTGCAGGAAGGTTTTGTAGCTTTCCTACACTACCTGAGCTGCTATGGACAAAACAGAACACTGATGGCAGTGAAAAGGATGTTTCTTGCTCTTCTCACCTCGCACTTTATGAAGTGAAAAACTGTCAGCATCTGCAAGCCAGGAGATGGCGTCACCAGAAAGCAATACCAGAAGATGCAGGCAGCACGCTCAGCCCCTGTAAAAGCAGACCTGCTCTGTGGCTGCCTTGCTTCTCACCCACCCGGCAGCATGGAGCCTGTCTCCAAGTCCTTTCACGGGACCGATTCATACAAAAGAGTCTCCTACCACTGGCAAAGATGAAGATGTTACagagcacaagcagcagcacagcattaACCCCGAGGAACAGAGAGTCAGCCTCATGGTGCTCCCTTCTCACCAAACATTATGGTGCTCATGGCCACAGTCCGGGGCATGGGAGATCACCTGCACCGCTCTGCCCTCAAGGTCCTGCAGGCTTAGGGTGCCATCCCCTGATGCCACAAAAAGCTTCGCTGCCTCATAAGGACTGAACTTGATGTCTCCAAGAGAATCTCCTGGCCCCTTCTGGAATACACACAAAGCCAAGAGGCACCAAGGTTAGAGTGGAAGATAAAATCTTAATACAACACACCTCCTGGGACACGTTGCCCTTTCCCTGGGTATAATGCACAGATTTCTGATGGGGCATGGATATAAAAACTCCTTCTTTCTATTGCTTCCAACCTAAGCACATACATTCCAAGCCTATAAATTCAACCCCACCACTTTGGGCTGCAAAGCTCATCATCAGCCTTGCTTTTTCTGCTATGGGGTAAGACTGATCTTCAGTGAACCCACCTGGCTCAGACCAGGCTTAGGAGATcataaacaaaaccagcaccATTCCATTCCGAAACTACATAAAAACCTCATGACAGCTCTGCACTAAGCTTTTCTTGCAGAGACTTCATTCACCAGTTCCCTACAGGCTGCTTCCAGCGCTGTATCTGGTCTTTCTCAAGGTACCAGCAGGCAGGATGAGAGTGGTGCAGGGAGATATCCTACTGATAAACTTATGTTCTGTGATATATTGTTACTGTTATGTTGTTTTCCCCAAATCTGGCTATTGAGGAAAAATGGAAACcatacacaaagaaaagaaggatgCTATCTGGGAGTCCCCAAATTCTTTGATACTCAAGAGCACTCCATCTGCTGCTCACAATTAAGTCTCACTGTTAATACTAGATTTAGTAAAGccaatgaaaatacaaaagagGCTTGCCTgtcctcacagcagcagcatgccaCGCCCTTCCAAATGCAGGCACCACTGCTGTGACAGGCATCCCACTGGGATACAAGATCCTCGTGTCCCAGGATCCAGTCTATCCCTCCCTGCTCACCTGGCCAGTCATCCCAGGACTAATTCTTCAGCCTTATTACAAGGCTCCatctggaagagctgatttgGAAACCAACCATGGAAGTTGCCACCCAGAGAGAATCAGGTGAGGAAAAGTAGAGGAGGCTAACCCGAATTCCCTCACTTACCTTTAAGCACTGAACTGAAGTAACTAACTGAAGAGCTCAGGCTTCCTTATGAGTCCACAGAAAGAGCAACAATCTGAGAGGGTGATTCTAAGCACAGGCAGGCAGAGTGGGCTCTAGCGACTCATCTCCTCTTTCCATTCATTACTGAAGGAGCCCAGACTCTTAATTTTGGTATATTAGAGAAGCACCAAAAGTGAGGTGGGATGAACTGGAGTGATCCTGATGACACGCACTGCTTGAAGTCAGTGGCATTTGTGGAGAAGCACTGAGCTGACTTTAAATTGTCCTGTAAAAGCCATCTGACAACAAGCAGCAGTGCTAACAGGTGGGGAGGTTAGAAGGTGCCCAGGACTATGGGAGGTTTAAGAACAGACAGCTGAAGAAATCCATTGGCACCCCCTCACTTTCCCATGTACAACAGGAAGTAAACAGCACCAGAGTCCCTCCCCTTCATGAAGTAAGGCTCTCTCCTGCCCACCACCCcatttcagggaaaaataaaaagggagagTGAGCCTCCTTGGAAGAGAGAGGATCCCTGGAATTCAGAGGATAAAGGACAGGTATGTGTAGAAGAGGAAGCCCACATATTAGAGACAAacatctctctctttctctctgtctctgtaGCGCTCCTGCCAGCAGGACACAGAGGCCCAAAGCATTCTGAATTTCTTACTCCCAGTCCTCGGTGCTGGTGAAGACCCGGACAGTATTGCCATTAAAATCCTGCAGGGCGGTAGTGCCGGCAACTGACGAAGTGTACAGCTGACTAGGGTTAAAAGGGTTAAACTTCATTCCTGTGATGGCCCCTCCAGCTCCCATCTACAAGGAAGGggatgaacaaaagaaaaatccactGAGTGATGGGCAAGCAGAACAGTGTGTTCTGTAAGTCTGCATTCACTGCTATGTCCTTAACAGCAACAGTGAAACACACCACAGCCCTTCAAGGAGGCAGACACAACTATGCCTTCCCATATGATGGCTGTCACAGACAGCTGCCCTCTTGGAGGGCAAAACTGCAACTCCTTCAGTCCCCAGGCTATGTATTCCCTGGCTAGCACCACACTAtttacaaaaagagaaagatgccTCTGGAATTTCTGGAGGACAGACCTCCTCCCAGTGTATAGCCTTTAGAAAGGGGATTAAAGTTAGAGAGTCTTTGAGCCCCTGTCAGAATGGGAATGGCTGAATACAGCAACGAGGTGGCATGCCAGCTACATAAACCATTCATTCTACCTTCGTTTCTCACTTTACATAAAGGGGATTGGTTTCTCCCCACTCAAAGGTGTTTCCTCATCTGACACAGAATAAAAGGTGAGCAGAGAAAGATCAAGACTAAACCAGACAGACCCTCTCTGCCTACTTGCTTCTGGCATCCCTTTAAGATAACTGTTTTGCCAGTTGCTGTATTAGTTTTCCACTGCACACACACCAAGTACTGCTTCGTTATCAACTTAATCAACATGCCTCAGTTCTCCCCAGTGCTAGAACAGTCTGGGACTTGGGAACAGACATGCTGTTGCCCCTCAGTCCTGCCCCATAGCTGGCTATTCAGCAACCCAAGACCCTCATGTGCTTCCCACAACAGACCTCAGTTTTGATATGCAGTATTTGGGGGTATTCCagttttccctccctcccacccatTCCATGCACTCAGAGGCTTACCCCTTTTATGAAGCAGGTTTTAGTAAGTACTTCATAGTCCCAAAGGATGATGTCTCCACCTTTGGAACCAACAGCTACAGTACTAGGGTGTGTTGGATGCCATTCCAGGCATGTCACTCTCCTGTCAAAGGGACTTGCTGTTCGAAAGAGGCGGTACGAGGCAAGAGAGCGCAGAAAGGGCAGCTGCAGAcactgggaaaagagaaagagaattaTTACTTTTGCAGGGATCCCCAAGAGTCTCTGAAGAAGGAGAACTAACAGTTTCTGCCATCAGTGTTAGTACACTAGCACAAAACTCTAAGCCTCTGTAGAACAAAGAGAACATGCTGTCCCCAAAGAAACAGCCTGTGACCACGCAAGTCTGCATCAGCCACAGCACTCAGAGAACAAGACAGAACTGCGAGTTATCACACTTCAAATGAAGCCTTGTGGGCTGAGCTaaataagcaggaaaaataacaagggaGAAAACCATGCCTCCATACCAGTAAAAGTCACTTAATGACTGTCTCCAATGAGCATCCCAGAATGTTATATGTCATCCAGAGATACAATATTATGGTCCTCCACCCAAAGTGCCTGCAGCTCAACTGTACAGCATAACAGTGAACAGAACACTTGAAATAAGGAATGAGAAACCATGACACCACTGTATTGTtattcagctgcagaagaggTTCTGCTTGGATGAGCTTGGTGATTTATCATTTGAATgcttaaaaaagataaatcatcTGGACAATAAATCTAGCCCAGGTGCTTCCCAGCTATGGTTGTTACAGAAAAAGTTGATTTTCACATGAAAGAAGGAGTATGGCTCTGAGAAACAGTAAAACAATATGGACTTGACAGAATTTCTATGCAGATCAAAAATCATACTAAACCTGATTAGCAAAGTAAAGTGAATACAAAACTAGCATGATGAAACAGTTGGATGAGTGTGCAAAAGTAACACTGTGCAATAACTCAGATGGTAGAGCGGGTAAGTTTAAATATGTGCCATAGTTTAATCCCAGCTGGTAACTAAGCACCATGCAGCAGCTCACTTGCTGCCCCCTTCAGCAGGATGGAGGGGAGAATTGGGAAACAGGTAAAACCCATGGGGTGAGTTAAGAGTTCAATAATTAAAATCAGGTGTAGTATAAcaacaaaaagggaaataacaaaaagagagattaaaaacCAAGCAGCAATGCACaacacaactgctcaccacctgctgaccaatatcCAGCCTGTCTGTCCCTGAGCAGCAATCAGTCCCTTCCAGCCAACTCCCCTGTTTTATATCCTGAGCATGATGTTCTACTGTATGGAATATTCCTTTGGCTAATTCAGATCAGccatcctggctgtgctccctcctagtttcttgtgcccctcctcactggcacagcatgagagactgaaaagtccttgatttagggtaagtgctacttagcgacaactaaaccatcagtgtgttatcagcattattctcagaccaaagccaaaacacagcacttcaccagttactaggaagaaaactaaCTCCATCCCAgatgaaaccaggacaatatgattcaagaaaatgcagaattaaCAGAGGCTAAAATGTAGAGTGACAGGGCTGGGTCAATCAAAAGGGAAAGCCATCTTGCATTATACAGGATTAAGAAACATAAGGGTGTGCCAAATTTGGAGCCACAAACTGTATGTGAGGAACTTTAAAGTTTCCCTGCTTGTGTTGATCATGTTTTTATGTAAGGAGCTGAAATGTTGTATTGGGATTGTGCGGCAAAGTTTTGGTAGCAGAGGGAGCTACAGGGGTGGCGTCTGTAAGATGCTGCTAaaagcttcccccatgtctgACAGATGCCAGCCAGCTCAGAGATggcttcaggcactggagcagaatGTTCCCTGTAGCCtgtggtgaggcaggctgtgcccctgcagcccatggaggtccatggtggaacagattccacctgcagcccatggaggagcccacactggagcagggggatgcccagTGGAAGCTGTAACCCCATGggaagcccatgctggagcaggctcctggcaggaccctTGGCTCCATGGAGAGAGGAGACCACACTGGGGCAGTTCATGAATAACCGCAGCCCATGGGAACGACTCATGTTCATGGAAGACTGTCTCCTGTGCGAGGGACCCCACaatggagcaggggaagagtgtgaggagtcctccccctGACGAGGAAGGTGCCGTAGAGACAGTGACcgatgaactgaccacagccCCCATTCCCTGTCTCCCTGTGCCACTGCAGGGCAGGAGGTAGAGAATTTAGGAGTAAAGTTAAGcctggaaagaaaggagaggcTGGAAGAAGGTGTtcttaagatttggttttatttctcataaccctactctgatttgatcgGTAATAAATTAAGCTGATTTCCCCAAGTTGAGCCTGTGTTGCCCACGACAGTAACTGCTGAGTGATCTCCCCcagtccttatctcaacccacacaAGCCTTTCATTATAATTTCTCAGCCCTGTCCAGTTCAGGAGTGGCCACCTAGCCTCCAGCCAAAATCAACCCACTGCACATGTCCAAGGGGTCATGAAGGAGAAGTTCCTCACCTGTCTGAGCTGTGCCCAAATGGAGCCTCCCAGCATGTTCTGATACACATAATGAACAATGCTGCACTTCCGCTCCCGCTGATGGAAAAAGACTCTGTTGTTTCTCATCAAGGATCCGCCTCTACTCCAACCtgccagaaaggaaaagagtaaAACTTACTGAGAGCAGCCTGTGATGCTCATTCACTAAACAACATGGGAAGACATCTGCATTTGCTGCTACATCCATCAATAGTTTCAGCCACAGAAGTCTCTAAATGATTCTTACATGTACGagatgcagcagcttctgcaagTATAGAGTCCTACAGCCTGCCAGAGATTTGTGTGTGCTTCCTCTTGTTAAACCTTCCTTCAAAACAGAGTGATGTTATCCAAAGCCCTAACAACTTGGAAATGTGCCATGGGAGGTGGTTAAGTCCCTGTGCAGAGCAAAGGGAAGGTCAGATGTATGACCagcaaaaaacctgaaaattccCCAAGCACAGCAACATGACTTCCCACACTGTTCCTGAAACCTCCTTGTCAGTCAGAATGTTCGATCTGCTTGTGCTGTAGCCTGTCAGTGCGGAGTTTTGGGTTTGATAACAAACCTGCTGACTCCTCACTGCCTGAAAACCTCTCTGTTTGGAGAGATTTTTGCTGAGAGTACATCAtgcttctgcattttgtttatGTTCCAAGTTTTTTTATCTTCAGGGACTTTTACATAAACCCTGGATCTGTTTAGTCTCGTGTCTGTGATATAATCACCCCCACAGCAATGGTCCGTAACACCCCACGGGATCTGGCTGATAAATGCATTgcttaagaaataaaactgctaTTTTCATTTATggatatttatttaaaacaaaaccagagggaCCATTCTATATTAGAACCTACACAAAATCTTTAATGACACATTGGAGCCTAGAAATGAACAGGTATGAAGCTAAACTTCTCTGTTCACATGCCAACATAGTGCCAACATTTGTCACACTCATTGAAACAGATACAGAAGTATTTATattctaattccttttttttctttccccacgGAATAATTAGCATCcacagaaattaatgttttttttccaacttccTTTATACTTTGAAGGATAATTTATTGAGAAACAAACTTTAGGCCTTTTTAGAATCTGCTGGAAGAAACCctttaaaaaagtgtttcagctgcaggaaacctggccTATATGGCCAAGGAGGAACAAAGTTGGTTTtgcaaaacacataaaaatcCAACCTGGAACATGGAATAGGAAAAGCTCAAATAGAAAGGTCGTTATCTTTCAAAGAAGGTTTAAGGAAAGATTTGATTGCCCTCATTTTTCCAAAGTACCACCTACATCCAGTTCCCTCTGACTCTTACAGAACTGCAGATGCTTACCAGAACTGAAGATCAGGCCATGAAGCTCCAATGAAAATCACGTAGCTAAATTAACTACAGAAGATGCTTTAACTATGCACAATTATTCACAGAACTCCTTGCAAACAATATTTAGCGTCCACGTCCACTGCTCACACTGCTCACTGCTCCAGATCTGGAGTTATATACCAGAcaatgaaaacagtaaaatatcaCAGAACTCTGCTACCTCTGACTGTAACTTCTGGATCCTTTAGGCCAAAATTGTACAGACAGCGTGCGGGATTTCCACACAAGGCAGAACCTCCAGTGATCTCCTAAACAAACACTGGAATTAAAGGTTCTATCTGATAAAAACAAGGAGGCTCAGGAGGGACCTTTTAATTCTCTACAACTACCTAAAAGAAGGCTGTAGTGAGGTGgcggttggtctcttctcccaaataacaagtgatgggacaagaggaaacagccccAAGTtatgccaggggaggtttaggttggatattaggaaaaaattctgcactgaaacagtGGTCAAGtactgaaacaggctgcctagggcagtggttgagtcaccatccgtCAAGGAATTAAAAGACATGCAGATGTGCaattagggacatggtttagtggtggacttggccaGGTTAACGGACTCCACGCTAGGTTAACTGGACTCAATGAGCTTacgggtcttttccaacctaaacaatccCATGATTCTACAAAAACAGTCCTTACTGAGCTGAAGGCTCATAATGTCTTCATAATGCAAATAATTCATAATTCATAATGCAAAGCATTAACCTTTCCAGTACCTTAGAACTTAATCACCTCTCCTCCTAAAGGAATAAAAGGCACATGAGAAGTGATTAGTGGAAACTGTGTCCAGCCTAATCTGAACACAGAGGTAGGAAATATTCCTACTTACTGCAGCAGAAGCTAGAATATGCAAAGAAACACCAGTTTAGGCTGCATGCTGTAAGATACCAACCTTTTGACTATGGAACCGTATGAACTGAATGGGAGGAAAAGCAATGTATTACCAAGATTGGTCTGTCCTATGATAAAACACACATCCTGTAATTCAGGAATTACATAAAATCTAACCCCCCTCAAATGAGCTGTGACAGCATCTTCAGGCTTCTACCAAAGGGCAGAGAGTCTCAAAAATGAAGCATGCATCcaagcacacacatacatacccACTACATAGGTAACTGGAGTATGTACTACCCCAGTATATGTCTATGTATCACTCTGATACATAACCCCATCTGAACACTCGTGCCTGAACACGCTTCTTGGCATTCTCCTTCAACTGGTCAATGCCTGTCATTTAGGGTAAATCTGGTTGGGATCTGAGGAAACGTTACCCATTTTCTCTGGGGGTTTGGATGTTTTTCTCACAAACAACTTCTCTGCTTGTGGCTCATTCCCTAGTTCCTTGCAGTCCTGTTTCCTCTTCCCAGCTGATTTTGCCTCTTCTGGCCAACGCTCATGtgccttctcctgcttcttgcCCTTTGCTTGGTTCACTGGAGCCATTCTGTCTGACcactaaaagcaaacaaagcatgGAAGGTAAGACTGTGACACACTTAAATAGAGAACAGAGAGGAAAACTGGAATGAAACTACCCCAGTGGTCTGAAAGTAGTGATTATACCTGCATCCTCTTTCATCAGCACGACACTAGCTTTTTGTTGTGCTCTGCTGGAGAGGGAACAGGTTCAATAAACTCTTCTTTGTTCACATAGGAAAATGAACGCATCCTAAAGCATCAGAATATGTTTTGACAGATGTGCTTCCAACGAAGTTTTGGGCTTGAAACCCACAGATCTGCATAAAGTACATCTGCAAAACCACATAATACCCTAACTGTTTCTGTACTCGCTCACACTGAGCCCTTTAGattcagcaaaggaaaaggtcAGAGCTTTTACGACGATGGCCGGGGCTGACTTGTCTTGCACCAAACACCCTCAGAAGGCACCTCCTATTTACCAGCACCGCTTCCTCACGGCCCCCACCTTGGACGGGGCCCGGCACCGGCTGCAGCCACCCCCAAACTGCTCTTCTGCCTCCTGTCCCGTCGCgacaaccaaaaccccaccaaccccTGAGGAGAGGCGCGGGGCTCCCACAGCCCTCCCGGAGCGGGGACCCGCAGAGGATCCTCCGCCAAGAGCAGCCGAACTTAGCGACGATGCGCGAATGGCTGCCacggccgcccgcccgcccgtgTTAAACAGAGCTCCAGCCGCCCCTCACAGCGCCCGCCCCGCAGCCTCCGGCCTCCCCGGCCCCGCCGAGCCGCCCCTCAGGGCCCGGCTCACCCCGCGGCCCGTGCGGGACCGGCCGCCCCGCTCTCACCTGCGCTGCGGCGGCCTCCGCTCCCCCGGCGAGGCCGAGCAGGGCGGGCGGCAGCCGGCCCCGCCCCCGCCGTTTCATAACCGGGGCGGGAAGGGCCCCCGCAGTCCCGGGCAGCGGCGCCGAGCCCGCGGGCTCCGCCGGCGCAGGCCGCGCACTCCGGCCATGGCAGCCGCCGACCCTCCGCCGCTGAGGGGCAGCGGCCTGGGCAAGGGGAGGGCCCGGGCAGCCCGGCCCGCGCGGCCGGCCCCAGCCAGTGCCCCCGCTCACCGCCCTTACCCGTGCCGGCCTGTCCGCAGTGCCTGTGGCCTGGCCCAGAGCACGCAGGCAGGGCCCGGGGGCTGTGCTTTGCAGCTTGTTGTTGGTGTGTGCTTTATTAGCTTGCAGAGCACCAAACGGGCACATCAACCACGGTAATTAACATAACTgatactctgctctcgtgagacctcacctggagcatcgtgtgcagttctggtggcctcaacataaaaaggacatggaactgttggaacaagtccagaggaggccacgaggatgatcaggggactggagcacctcccgtatgaagacaggctgaggaagttggggctgttcagcctggagaagagaaggctgcgtggggacctcatagcagccttccagtgtctgaagggggcctatagggatgctggggagggactcttcatcagggactgtagtgacaggacaaggggtaacgggttaaaacttaaaacaggagagatttaggttagatacaagaaaaaagttctttactgtgagggtgctgaggcgctggcacagggtgcccagagaagctgtggctgccccatccctggcagtgttcaaggccaggttggacggggcttggagcaccctgctctagtggaaggggggttggaactagataatctttaaggtctgttccagcccaaaccattctgtgatcacAGGTGCATcaaccaaacaacaaccaaaacacGATCCTATTTCAAAACAACTTCCACAAgatcttccagtacctgaagggggcctataggggtgctggggagggactcttcattaagggctgtagtgacaggacaaggggtaagggttaaaacttaaacaggggaagtttagattggatataaggaagaaattctttcctgtgagggtggtgaggcactggaatgggttgcccagggaagctgtgaatgctccatccctggcggtgttcaaggccaggttggacagagccttgggtgagatggtttagtgtgaggtgtccctgcccatggcaaggaggttggaactggatgatcttgaggtcctttccaaccctaactattctgtgattctatgcagCTGGTGTTGGAACTCAACACACAATAAAAGTGCACTttacagacacagaaaaaagtCACAGCAAGATCAGCTCAGAGCCTACCAGATCTTACGTGATGAAGCAGACAAGaatggggaaggaggagccctGCCAATGCAGCTGGAGGTACTGGCACTTCACCTGCGAAGGAGGCTGCTGTCTGCTGGCCATGCTACCAGGGGAACTGTATCTGTGGAGCAGTGGGGTTCTGTGAGTCATGCACACAGCTGGCTATGAGCACTGGTCCTAAAATATCTGTACATAACCACTCCTTGAATTGTGGGGCTTTAGGGTTTGGGTGTTAGGGGTTTTGCACTATAAATACAGTTCCCTATGCCTTTTCTCACATATTAGGAAATGCATAGAAA
The Lathamus discolor isolate bLatDis1 chromosome 6, bLatDis1.hap1, whole genome shotgun sequence DNA segment above includes these coding regions:
- the DDB2 gene encoding DNA damage-binding protein 2 isoform X1, producing the protein MKRRGRGRLPPALLGLAGGAEAAAAQWSDRMAPVNQAKGKKQEKAHERWPEEAKSAGKRKQDCKELGNEPQAEKLFVRKTSKPPEKMGWSRGGSLMRNNRVFFHQRERKCSIVHYVYQNMLGGSIWAQLRQCLQLPFLRSLASYRLFRTASPFDRRVTCLEWHPTHPSTVAVGSKGGDIILWDYEVLTKTCFIKGKGPGDSLGDIKFSPYEAAKLFVASGDGTLSLQDLEGRAVQVISHAPDCGHEHHNVCCWYCSIDVSASCGAVVTGDNVGNVVLLSTSGEEIWKLKLHKKKVTHVEFNSRCEWLLATASVDQTVKIWDLRNIKNKMSVLHLLPHEKPVNAAYFSPTDGAKLLSTDQHSEIRVYSSSDWTKPQHLILHPHRQFQHLTPIKATWHPRYDLIMAGRYPDPKFPGYTVNELRTVDVFDGNTGEMVCQLYDPNASGIISLNKFNPMGDTLASGMGFNILIWSREEMVAKKQEHLLKAMTEQGIERWSLSRCGGQRQAKPGTKKLKANLVLGAGGDGNKKQRF
- the DDB2 gene encoding DNA damage-binding protein 2 isoform X2, with the translated sequence MKRRGRGRLPPALLGLAGGAEAAAAQWSDRMAPVNQAKGKKQEKAHERWPEEAKSAGKRKQDCKELGNEPQAEKLFVRKTSKPPEKMGWSRGGSLMRNNRVFFHQRERKCSIVHYVYQNMLGGSIWAQLRQCLQLPFLRSLASYRLFRTASPFDRRVTCLEWHPTHPSTVAVGSKGGDIILWDYEVLTKTCFIKGMGAGGAITGMKFNPFNPSQLYTSSVAGTTALQDFNGNTVRVFTSTEDWDCWYCSIDVSASCGAVVTGDNVGNVVLLSTSGEEIWKLKLHKKKVTHVEFNSRCEWLLATASVDQTVKIWDLRNIKNKMSVLHLLPHEKPVNAAYFSPTDGAKLLSTDQHSEIRVYSSSDWTKPQHLILHPHRQFQHLTPIKATWHPRYDLIMAGRYPDPKFPGYTVNELRTVDVFDGNTGEMVCQLYDPNASGIISLNKFNPMGDTLASGMGFNILIWSREEMVAKKQEHLLKAMTEQGIERWSLSRCGGQRQAKPGTKKLKANLVLGAGGDGNKKQRF
- the DDB2 gene encoding DNA damage-binding protein 2 isoform X3 yields the protein MAPVNQAKGKKQEKAHERWPEEAKSAGKRKQDCKELGNEPQAEKLFVRKTSKPPEKMGWSRGGSLMRNNRVFFHQRERKCSIVHYVYQNMLGGSIWAQLRQCLQLPFLRSLASYRLFRTASPFDRRVTCLEWHPTHPSTVAVGSKGGDIILWDYEVLTKTCFIKGKGPGDSLGDIKFSPYEAAKLFVASGDGTLSLQDLEGRAVQVISHAPDCGHEHHNVCCWYCSIDVSASCGAVVTGDNVGNVVLLSTSGEEIWKLKLHKKKVTHVEFNSRCEWLLATASVDQTVKIWDLRNIKNKMSVLHLLPHEKPVNAAYFSPTDGAKLLSTDQHSEIRVYSSSDWTKPQHLILHPHRQFQHLTPIKATWHPRYDLIMAGRYPDPKFPGYTVNELRTVDVFDGNTGEMVCQLYDPNASGIISLNKFNPMGDTLASGMGFNILIWSREEMVAKKQEHLLKAMTEQGIERWSLSRCGGQRQAKPGTKKLKANLVLGAGGDGNKKQRF